Below is a genomic region from Miscanthus floridulus cultivar M001 chromosome 1, ASM1932011v1, whole genome shotgun sequence.
ACATCAGGAATAGTAGCTGTAGGGTGTGCGCTTTATACAGCACAGTTGTGCCAACCTTAACCAACTTGCATTTTTTTATGTTGATCTAATGATGCACAAATTTTCTGCGTGCTTAGGGGGAAAAAGGAAGCTAACCTCTTGCTTCTTTTGAAATTTTCGTTGTTACAGGTGGCTGCGGTGCATGCGTTGTGCTTGTCTCAAAGTACGACCCGGCCACGGATAAGGTGACCGAGTTCTCAGCGAGCTCCTGCCTGACGCTGCTCCATAGCGTGGACCGCTGCTCGGTGACCACCAGCGAGGGCATTGGCAACACCAAGGATGGCTACCACCCTGTGCAGCAGCGCCTCTCTGGCTTCCATGCCTCCCAGTGCGGCTTCTGCACGCCTGGCATGTGTATGTCCATCTTCTCTGCGCTTGTCAAAGCCGACAAGGCGGCTGATCGACCAGCCCCACCTGCCGGCTTCTCCAAGCTCACTTCCTCAGAGGCTGAGAAGGCTGTCTCCGGCAACCTGTGCCGGTGCACTGGGTACAGGCCCATTGTCGACGCCTGCAAGAGCTTCGCAGCCGATGTCGATCTTGAGGACCTGGGCCTCAACTGCTTCTGGAAGAAGGGTGACGAGCCTGCAGATGTCAGCAAGCTGCCAGGCTACAATAGTGGTGCCGTCTGCACTTTCCCTGAGTTTCTCAAATCTGAGATAAAGTCCTCGATTGAGCAGGTTAACAGTGCTCCAGTTCCTGTTTCTGACGATGGCTGGTATCGTCCTAAGAGCATTGACGAGCTTCACAGACTGTTTCAATCTGACTCCTTCGATGAAAATTCTGTGAAGATAGTTGCTTCAAACACTGGGTCTGGGGTGTATAAGGATCAAGACCTTCATGACAAGTACATTGACATCAAAGAGATCCCAGAGCTTTCAGTCATCAACAGATGCAGCAAGGGTGTTGAGCTTGGATCAGTTGTGTCCATTTCTAAAGCAATTGAGGTGCTGTCAGATGGAAATGTGGTTTTCAAAAAGATTGCAGATCACCTGAACAAAGTGGCCTCTCCATTTGTTCGGAACACAGCAACCATAGGTGGAAACATCATTATGGCGCAACGGTTGCAATTTGCATCGGACATTGTGACTGTCCTACTAGCTGCAGGTTCAACTGTCACTATCCAGGAGGCTTCCAAAAGGCTTTGCCTCGCCTTGGAGGAATTCTTGCAGCAGCCTCCATGTGATTCTAGGACCCTGCTGCTGAGCATATTTATCCCCGATTGGAGTTCAGATGGCATCACCTTTGAGACTTTCCGAGCAGCACCTCGTCCACTTGGCAATGCTGTCTCATATGTCAATTCAGCTTTCTTGGCAAGGACTTCAGTGGATGCAGCATCAAGGGACCATCTCATTGAGGATATATGTCTGGCATTCGGTGCGTATGGAGCAGATCATGCTATTAGAGCTAGGAAGGTTGAGGATTACCTGAAGGGAAAAACAGTGAGCTCGTCTGTTATACTTGAAGCTGTTCGGTTGCTTAAAGGGACTGTTAAACCATCAGAAGGCACAACACATCCTGAGTATAGAATCAGCTTGGCTGTCAGTTTCTTGTTTACATTCCTATCTTCCCTTGCCAACAGTTTGAATGAATCTGCAAAGGTTAATGGGGCCAGTGGGTTATATAGTAATGGAGCCACAAACGGTGCCATTGAGCACTCACCGGAGAAGCATCTTAAATTTGATAGCAATCATTTGCCAATACGGTCAAGACAAGAAATGTTTCTCACTGATGAATACAAGCCAGTTGGCAAGCCAATTAAGAAAGCAGGGGCAGAGATCCAAGCTTCAGGTATACAATCTTATTTCCAATACACAAATAAACATGTTCATAAGATCATCATAACTTTTTTCTTCAGCATACTCCGCAAAGAAACCATATAATGGTCCTTCTGTTCATTTCTGACACACTAATTTTAGTCATCGCTGAACTGTCCAATAAGCATCTCCCCTGAACATTTTTAGTGCCTGCAGTTTCTCCACAAGACAATACCCTTAACCATATTCCTTTTAATGACACAGGGGAAGCTGTGTACGTTGATGATATCCCTGCTCCCAAAGATTGCCTCTATGGAGCATTTATCTATAGCACCCACCCTCATGCCCATGTAAAGGCTATCAACTTTAAATCATCTCTGGCTTCACAGAAGGTCATCACAGTTATCACCGCAAAGGATATTCCAAGCGGTGGACAAAATGTTGGTTCCAGCTTCCCGGGGTTGGGAGAAGAGCCACTTTTTGCAGATCCAGTTGCTGAATTTGCTGGTCAAAATATTGGTGTTGTGGTAATATTTCTTAAGTGTTCTTTAGATTTCACAAAACCATTTATATGTTTATGTCTCTCCAACCTTACTGCATCATGTTGATTTTTCAATCACTCAGATTGCTGAAACACAGAAGTATGCCTACATGGCAGCAAAGCAGGCCGTTATTGAGTATAGCACAGAAAATCTGGAGCCACCAATTCTGACAATAGAAGATGCAATCCAACGAAACAGCTACTTCCAAACCCCCCCATTTTTAGCTCCTAAGCCAGTTGGTGATTACAACCAAGGGATGTCTGAAGCTGATCACAAGATTCTATCAGCGGAGGTACATGTTTTGTGATGTTTAAAGAGGATGTATACTTGACTTTCCCACAAGGGCAAACAACTCATGCTTGGCATTTTTGTTTCTGCAGGTAAAACTTGAATCCCAATACTATTTCTACATGGAGACACAAGTGGCGCTAGCTATTCCTGATGAAGATAACTGCATAACCATCTATTCTTCAACACAAATTCCTGAGGTCACGCAAAATGTGGTTGCAAAGTGCCTTGGCATTCCATTTCATAATGTCCGCCTCATCACCAGAAGAGTCGGAGGAGGCTTTGGTGGAAAGGCAATGAAAGCAATACATGTAAGTCCTAAATAACTAGAGCTTATGCTGAACTTCTCTATTTTCAGTTACCAATGTACAGTGAACTAATATTCACACATCAGATTGAGGAAAAATGTGTTATAGATGACTGAATTTCCTCTGTCAGGTTGCATGTGCATGTGCGGTTGCCGCATTCAAGCTACGGCGTCCAGTTCGGATGTACCTTGATCGCAAGACAGACATGATAATGGCAGGCGGTCGACATCCTATGAAGGTGAAGTACTCTGTTGGGTTCAAGTCAGATGGCAAGATCACAGCCTTGCACATTGATCTTGGGATCAATGCTGGAATATCGCCGGATGTGAGTCCAATCATCGCAGCACCTATTATAGGTTCTCTCAAAAAGTACAACTGGGGCAATCTTGCATTTGACACCAAGGTCTGCAAGACAAATGTCTCATCAAAATCGGCAATGAGGGGTCCTGGAGATGTGCAGGGCTCTTTCATCGCTGAAGCCATCATTGAGCATGTTGCCTCAGCACTTTCAGTCGACACTAACACCATAAGGAGGAAGAACCTTCATGACTTCGAGAGCCTTGTGGTGTTCTTCGGAGATACTGCAGGTGAAGCTTCTACCTACAGCCTAGTTACCATGTTTGATAAGCTGGCCTCCTCTCCAGAATACCAGCGCCGAGCTGAAATGGTGGAGCACTTCAACAGAAGCAACAAGTGGAAGAAGCGTGGCGTTTCTTGTGTGCCAATTACATATGAGGTCAGGCTTCGGCCAGCTCCAGGCAAGGTGTCTATCATGAATGATGGTTCCATTGCTGTTGAGGTCGGAGGGGTTGAGATAGGCCAAGGGCTGTGGACAAAAGTGAAGCAGATGACAGCATTCGGATTGGGAGAGCTGTGTCCTGACGGCAGCGAAAGCCTACTGGACAAGGTTCGGGTTATCCAGGCTGATACATTGAGCATGATCCAGGGAGGGTTCACCGGTGGGAGCACCACTTCTGAAACTAGCTGTGAAGCGGTTCGACAGTCGTGTGTTGCGCTCGTTGAGAGACTGAAGCCAATCAAGGAGAATCTGGAGGCTAAGGCCGGCACAGTGGAATGGAGTGCCTTGATTGCTCAGGTGAAGATAAGCTTGTAAAttccaattttctcactaccatGCCAATAAAACAAATTGTTTAAATCCTTGTCTCCTTCCTTTAAGACATTAACAAACGATAAGCAATAGCAGTAGCAATTTAGTGAGGAGATCCCATGATTCTGAGGAACACAATATTTGTCAGTATTTCAATTGGTCATGTCATTTTGTTGCTCATTTGCAGGCAAGTATGGCGAGTGTGAACTTATCGGCGCATGCATACTGGACCCCTGATCCCACTTTCACAAGCTATTTGAACTATGGAGCTGGCATTAGTGAGGTATACAAACTGCATGAAAAGCACAGCAAGCTCAGTTATCAAGCCAAATTGTTGGAGGCTGCACCTTTAGTCGTGCTTAATGCTGACACATGATTGGTAATTTCATCACAGGTGGAAATTGATGTCCTGACGGGAGCAACAACAATTCTAAGGAGTGACCTTGTCTACGATTGTGGGCAAAGCTTGAACCCTGCTGTCGATTTGGGCCAGGTCAGCCGAAAAATAAAAACCACTCCAGCTGATCACTTCATCAAAGGAAATATGATGATCCTCTAAACATTATCCATCATTAACACAGGTAGAAGGTGCATTCATCCAAGGAGTAGGCTTCTTCACAAACGAGGAGTACACAACCAACTCTAACGGGTTGGTCATCCACGATGGCACATGGACGTACAAGATCCCTACAGTCGATACCATTCCAAAGCAGCTCAACGTTGAGCTGATCAACAGCGCCCGTGACCAGAAGCGTGTCCTCTCTTCCAAAGGTGAGCCTTTTCTCACAATTCAATCCCCTCCACATTCCAAGACTGTAAGCTGCAATTTGAACTCACCGACAATTGCTGCCTGCAGTCCTGACATAACGTGCTTCGGATCTTTGTTTGCAGCATCGGGCGAGCCTCCGCTTCTTCTAGCTTCCTCGGTGCACTGTGCAATGAGGGAGGCCATCAGGGCCGCCAGGAAGGAATTCGCGGTCTGCACTGGTCCAGCGAACTCCGCCATCACGTTCCAGATGGACGTGCCAGCGACGATGCCTGTCGTCAAGGAGCTGTGTGGCCTGGATGTCGTGGAGAGGTACCTGGAGAGCATGTCCGCTGCTGGCACAACAACCACTGCTAAAGCATAGATCCAGCAGGCGCACTGCCCATGGTGAGAGAGCTTAATCAGTCTGTGTAAAATACTAAAGAACGGCATGACATGCCGAGCTTGCCTGTGTGTTAGTTCTGATGTACAGAAGAGAGGTAGCAATGGCGAGCTGTGGCCTTGCGAATCAGGCAATAGAAGAAAAAATAAACTAAATAAGTGTCGGGCAGGCGAACGTGTGGATGAAATCATGTGGTTTCGACTGGATTTTGAAGAAATTTTGCAATGGATATTCGTTTGTACTCCTAGGTGCGTACCTGCCTTCTGGGTACATGGGGGATAGGATTGTACCAGCCAGCTAGGTTTGTCCTTGCTGCCTTGTTGTGACCTTCACCGGTAGCTACTCCATGCGCGCTTATTTGAACGTGGCGGCACAGCTGAGATCAGACGCTGCTTGATTTCACGGGATGTGTCGTGTGTTCCTGCCCGTGACACACGAGAGCTGATGCTGTGAGGgggttgctggcttgctgctgccGGTTGGGCTCTGTGATTGGTCTCATAGTTCATTGCTAGGGACATATGCACCAATTAGCCGGGAATCCAAACATACACATGCGAATAGTTAGCTGGCAATTGTCTAATCTTTTTTCTCTCCTTTTTTGTTTCATAAGATGTTGTAAGACCCTGGGTCCTCTTTTGTTCTAATAAATTCCAGTAGGGGACAACCCCTCCTGTTCTCCTAAAAAAAGTTAGCTGGCTAATTTTTAGCTCTGGCTAACAATTTGTCTTAGACGATCCAAACAAGCTCAATCTATATTCCATTAATGACACTATGGACGGAAGTTGATGTTCAGTGTTATAATCTATATCTTATATTTTCAAACCCCACCAATTTATCTTGCCATGCAAAGTGTCCACATCAGCATCCACTAGAACAACCCACTAGCACATGCAACTATCTCGCCATGCAAAGTGTCCACATCAGCATCCACTAACACATCCAACAAACACATGTCATTATGTCTTCATTCAAGCTATTCACATTAGCAAACCACATCATTTACTAACATATACATTTAGTTGTCCACATCAGTATCCACTAGAACAACCCACTAGCACATGCAACTATCTCCAATAGCAATTTATATTGCCATGCAAAGTGTCCACATCAGCATCCATTAGAACAACCCACTAGCACATGCAACTATCTCGCCATGCAAAGTGTCCACGTCAGCATCCACTAACACATCCAACTAACACATGTCATTATGTCTTCATTCAAGCTATTCACATTAGCAAACCACATTATTTACTAACCTATACATTTAGTTGTCCACATCAGGATGCTAAAAATCATCCACTAACCTGCAGTAttgtgatatttatttattcataTTAGTAAATATAAAGAGTATAATTTCACCTGCCATTCTAGCAGGAACGCGCGGGGCATTCTTCTAGTTCTTTAGATTCCAAATTCTCAGCGTTTAGATAAGACTAGGAAGAAGCGACACCTCGCCCAGTCAGTTACAACAGCTACAGCATATAGGATTTCTACTAGAAATTACTAAGCAAAGACATATCATCTAGTAATGCTATGGGCTAAATTGCTCCAACCTATTTGAACTCAGTCTAAACTAAGATGGGCCCTACTTGTAAATAGAAATATATTATCCCTTCAATTTTCTCTCAAAAAAataacaatgatatatttatatcACTAGGTGCAGAAACAAGCACCCTTGTCAAGGAGGGGCTTCATAGAACCCCATGCTCCAGCATTGAGTACCCAGAGAATCATTCTCTGGCAAACGTTGCAGATGCTATTAGTTTGTGAAGGCACACCTTGAGACAGTGATGTAGGAAATTTTGGAACATGTACTATTGTAACATATGAGATGCCTTATTGAACTATTTTCTCAGAAGAtgtagaataatatttttcatgTTTAAAGCTTGTTCTAAACTTTTGCGAATAAATCATTGCCACAGAAAGGATAATTATCATGTGTTAACAGAGCCCTGCCATCAAAATTATGTGATTATGTGCCAGAGCTACCACAGAACTTTGCAGGCAATATAAGAATGGGCATGAGAAAACTAACCATCATTAAGCAGGATTTAAGGCACTTGGAAGTTGGAACAGTGGATTACATACGGTGACAATCAAACCACTTAAAAAATACCACTGAACTCATATTCCAGCGACAATAGTTGAGAGAATGGGACATAAATGCAAAACTtggaaagtatatatatatatatatagaactactatcctgtagctggctacagaataacttattctgtagccactttgagttatgataattactatgttaatttatgagattatagtaactccttactaagtggtttaatataacgttatggtaaatatccccatgtgttatagtaacccaactatcgtaaatatgtattgacattatggtaaattagtatataaaattatagtaaatggaggtggctacagaataacttattttttagccggctactgaatagcctctccctactatcctgtagctggctacagaataacttattctgtagccactttgagatatatatatatatatatatatatatatatatatatagcatggCTTGTGCAGAAATGCGCAATTAAAATAGATTTCAGTGCATGAACAAAAGCAAAACAAAACGGTTGTTGTTAACAATATAATACAACTAGTAATTGTATAATATATAGCAGACACAGCACATAATTGAGCATGATTTGAAATTGTTTAACATATATAAATACAAACTGTTTTCAACATACAAAATGGAAACATCAAAATATACAGCGGATTTGAAACAACAAAAAGATGAACATTGGCGAATCAGTAAATTACTCTAAGCAAGTAACCAACTATGACTGTCTTAGCCACTGTATCAGTTTAATAGGCAAATTGCAATGGATAATATATGTAAACTGTAAGCCAATTAACCAAATTAACTTACAATTTGAATTAATTCGCCGGTTAGTCATCTACTCCAATCAGCAACATGCCTCCGGCCGCCAGCCTCCCAGGTCCAGGCTCACAGCAGTTCCGCGCTTCTGGCTGCTGCCTCCGCGGCTCCGCCTTCCACTCAGTGCTCCAGCGCTGCAGCTTTGCATGTGGTCGCCGCCTCGCGCCCTCATCGCAACGCCGCCTCGGCCGGACGGCCGCCCGTTGCCGcgctgcccccgccgccgccacgccgctGCAGGTGCTCGGCGCCTCGCGCCCTCGCCTAGAGTGCCCGCTGCTGCGCTGCGCCCGCAACTGCCACGGCGGAGTGAGCCGCCTGTCCGCCGCCTACTCGCCGGTGTGCGCCGGCCTCCCCTAGGCaggtgttttttttcttttttttttttgaagcgtTTTTTGTTTTTTAGGAGAATGGGGAACGAGAAGAAAGAGAGCACGAGAAGCCGCTGGCCGTGCAGTAGGGTGGCTGGGTGGGATGGTTTGCATTAACTGTTGGATTAAACATTTTTAAACTGCAATTTATAGAACAAGAGCATTAAAATTTATGATACGAAATTAATATATTTTGATACACTATAAACCactctctattctaaattataagtattttttgttttttaatacaTAGTTTGCACTATacaccctctatctcaaattataGGTTGTTCTGTCTTTTTAGTACCTAATTTTTATTATGCACTTAAATATATGATATGTCTatttagatacataataaaagttatgtatctagaaaagtcaaatcgGCCTATAAAATTGGAAGGGGGAGAGTACTAGATATACGCTATGTCTAAaaatatatagtaaaaacaatgtatttacaaaatcaaaacatactataatttagaatagataaAGTATATTTTTATGATATGCTCATTTGAGTCACAAATATTTGTATCTTTTTCTATAAATTCggttaaatataaaaaaaataacttaAGACAACTTTAAATATTAGTTTATTCGAAGATAAAGACAACATATTTTTAAAATACTGGTTATATTTCTTAATCTGTTTGGGCTAATATATTCCTCATGACCAAATCTGCAAAAATGAAGACCCATAGTGACTATGCCTTGCTGATAAAACTAGTATTAACATATGTGGTCTGAGTACCATACTCGTGATAACAAAATTTGGCAAGTTTAGCATGTGTTTTCTTAGGTGTTTGGTTCGGGGGTTCATGAGATGCGGGTCGAACCCACTAGGGAATATGCTCCCTAGATGCGGGTACGTGTAGTACCACCGAATTGCCCGGATCCGCTTGACCTAGAGGGAGCGAGAGCGGGGCGAGCGGCGCGGCCTCCCGAGTGGTGTGCGGCGCAACGAGCGGTCTCCCAGCGAGAACGAGCGACGAACGGCCTCCCGAAGCAGTTCCCGGAGCGATGAGTGGCCTCCCGAGCGATGAGTGGCTCGCGGCCTCCCAGATGCGGTTTGAATGAGGAAGAAGGGAACAGAGGCTTACATAtaggccccacatgtcaatgaCCTAACCCACTTCAAAATATTCccccaaacaaacaaaaaaaactagAATCTACCCAATCTTGTCAACCAAATAAGAGATAGGTTTAACCCAACCCACGAAACGTTCAACTCATCCCACATCGTTCCCAAATCAAACACACTAGTGATTTGCGCGCGCCCATGCGCACGAGAGATGGCCGAAAATCTATCTGAGAAATGGCACAATGCTGACAATAACAAATATTATAGACGCCTAACTAAAATTGAGTCACCTAACTGACAGCTGTAATTATCAACGATGATGAGATACTGTTTTCTTAGAAACAAACGATGAAGAACACAACAACGAGCATATATTATACGAAACATGGAGTTTCCCATAGATGTTCAGTTTGCCAGAATGGGCAGCGGTGGATTGACAGCCATTATGGAAGAAGGAACAATGGTTTCAGTTAATGCAGATGGTGGTAACTCTTGCAGTATTGAGTGTAACATCAATTTTTAAGGGTTAAATGTAGGAGAATAATTAATATTGTACCTTCGATAATCCAATGCAGGGAAAGATTGTACCTGAGATACCTTCAGAGAGCTAACCATTTATCTAAGCCCTTGGCTGTTCAGTCCATCCTAAATATTTGACAGATCACCCTGTATATTTGGCAAAGATTGTAAATGTTAGTGCTGCATCACATATCAATTGCCAAAAATTGTGAAAGATTTGAACAGGAGTATGGAAAAGCTTATTCTGAAACTGCTTATAAATGATGCTGCTTTCTGCAATTGCTTGCTGGAAGGAAGAAAGAACCTATCGGATAAACAAAAGGTGCAGAATTCCCAAGAGGAAACTATAAATTGgtacaataatgcttttagagcCATTTTGCTAAGAGTGTTTTTCTGATTTTAGGAAACAACTCTATTTTTCATATCCATGGAAAAGAATTAGAAGGCACTGGGAAGAGCTAtgtattttctaaaaaagaaatggCTTCCCTTTTTAGATTTCTAGAATGAAATTACACACACCAGCAATTAAAGAAAGTAGCAGAATATAAGGAGGTCCATTTCCTTTACAGCAAGGTGataaactaatatgtaagatgtaaGGATTAATTCTTTACTGCCAAGCAAATAGGCATGTGAGAACTAAGAACTTATCCAGATTTAAGCATTAGTTAATTACACAGCCAAAAACAGACTCAAAGCTATATAAGAATAGCTCAATTTGTTATCTATTTTGCCATGCTATATCAGGGAAAACATAGAGGCACTGATCAAGCCTTATGAGGGTGAGCACACACCAGAACCTTAGTTCCAGATGTTTCAAACCTGCTAAAAAGTGGATTTGCAAGAAAGTGGAGATGGATAGGAACAAATACATCACTGGCAATGGGGTGTGCTCAGTAATAGAATAACCAACAATTTATGTGAAGCAAAGACATCACTGACAATGGACTTATGCTCAGTAACAAATGCACAAATTGTAGGAACTAACGAAAACAAAACAACACATGCAAAAGAGAATTGCTAAGATATAATGGCATTGTCATCACAGAAGTAATGCAAATAGC
It encodes:
- the LOC136474344 gene encoding indole-3-acetaldehyde oxidase-like; amino-acid sequence: MGKAAAVLAVNGKRYEAAGVDPSTTLLEFLRTQTPVRGPKLGCGEGGCGACVVLVSKYDPATDKVTEFSASSCLTLLHSVDRCSVTTSEGIGNTKDGYHPVQQRLSGFHASQCGFCTPGMCMSIFSALVKADKAADRPAPPAGFSKLTSSEAEKAVSGNLCRCTGYRPIVDACKSFAADVDLEDLGLNCFWKKGDEPADVSKLPGYNSGAVCTFPEFLKSEIKSSIEQVNSAPVPVSDDGWYRPKSIDELHRLFQSDSFDENSVKIVASNTGSGVYKDQDLHDKYIDIKEIPELSVINRCSKGVELGSVVSISKAIEVLSDGNVVFKKIADHLNKVASPFVRNTATIGGNIIMAQRLQFASDIVTVLLAAGSTVTIQEASKRLCLALEEFLQQPPCDSRTLLLSIFIPDWSSDGITFETFRAAPRPLGNAVSYVNSAFLARTSVDAASRDHLIEDICLAFGAYGADHAIRARKVEDYLKGKTVSSSVILEAVRLLKGTVKPSEGTTHPEYRISLAVSFLFTFLSSLANSLNESAKVNGASGLYSNGATNGAIEHSPEKHLKFDSNHLPIRSRQEMFLTDEYKPVGKPIKKAGAEIQASGEAVYVDDIPAPKDCLYGAFIYSTHPHAHVKAINFKSSLASQKVITVITAKDIPSGGQNVGSSFPGLGEEPLFADPVAEFAGQNIGVVIAETQKYAYMAAKQAVIEYSTENLEPPILTIEDAIQRNSYFQTPPFLAPKPVGDYNQGMSEADHKILSAEVKLESQYYFYMETQVALAIPDEDNCITIYSSTQIPEVTQNVVAKCLGIPFHNVRLITRRVGGGFGGKAMKAIHVACACAVAAFKLRRPVRMYLDRKTDMIMAGGRHPMKVKYSVGFKSDGKITALHIDLGINAGISPDVSPIIAAPIIGSLKKYNWGNLAFDTKVCKTNVSSKSAMRGPGDVQGSFIAEAIIEHVASALSVDTNTIRRKNLHDFESLVVFFGDTAGEASTYSLVTMFDKLASSPEYQRRAEMVEHFNRSNKWKKRGVSCVPITYEVRLRPAPGKVSIMNDGSIAVEVGGVEIGQGLWTKVKQMTAFGLGELCPDGSESLLDKVRVIQADTLSMIQGGFTGGSTTSETSCEAVRQSCVALVERLKPIKENLEAKAGTVEWSALIAQASMASVNLSAHAYWTPDPTFTSYLNYGAGISEVEIDVLTGATTILRSDLVYDCGQSLNPAVDLGQVEGAFIQGVGFFTNEEYTTNSNGLVIHDGTWTYKIPTVDTIPKQLNVELINSARDQKRVLSSKASGEPPLLLASSVHCAMREAIRAARKEFAVCTGPANSAITFQMDVPATMPVVKELCGLDVVERYLESMSAAGTTTTAKA